The Lycium ferocissimum isolate CSIRO_LF1 chromosome 1, AGI_CSIRO_Lferr_CH_V1, whole genome shotgun sequence genome includes a region encoding these proteins:
- the LOC132068776 gene encoding sodium/hydrogen exchanger 2-like, which produces MIVDFFFIFYFVAIGAIFSATDSVCTLQVSRFSPKTAIEIARQGKLKVLRLFLQVLNQDETPLLYSLVFGEGVVNDATSVVLFNAIQKFDLSNINSRVALSFTSNFLYLFSASTVLGVLVGLLSAYIIKKIYDGKNSTDREVALMILMAYLSYVMAELFDLSGILTVFLCGIVMSHYTWHNVTDDSKVTTRHAFATMSFIAETFIFLYVGMDALDIEKWRFVSHNSPGKSVAVSSVVLALVMVGRACFVIPLSMLSNWWTSKHDKIGCKHMVTIWWAGLMRGAVSMALAYNQFTRSGQKHLMGNAVMITSTIAIVLFSTMVFGLLTKPLIRYLLPPSQHFNSMSSSEFSFMLPLLNGIEDDEGDVPRITSLTLLLKRPAQAIMYFWTKFDDAFMRRVFGGRDSMPDTPVLSNEGSDRDSEFESCLNICLE; this is translated from the exons AtgattgttgattttttttttattttttattttgtagcgATCGGAGCTATATTTTCAGCGACGGACTCTGTTTGCACGTTACAGGTAAGCAGGTTTTCTCCTAAAACTGCAATTGAAATTGCAAGACAAGGGAAACTGAAGGTTTTGAGGTTATTTTTGCAGGTGCTTAATCAGGACGAGACACCTCTTCTCTACAGCCTCGTCTTTGGAGAAGGTGTTGTAAATGATGCTACATCAGTGGTACTTTTTAATGCAATCCAGAAATTCGACCTCTCAAACATCAACTCACGAGTGGCCTTATCGTTCACTTCAAATTTTCTATACCTATTTTCTGCAAGCACTGTGCTGGGAGTGCTTGTTGGGTTGCTAAGTGCTTATATAATCAAAAAGATATACGATGGAAAGAACTCAACCGATCGTGAAGTTGCTCTCATGATTCTCATGGCTTACCTTTCGTATGTTATGGCAGAACTGTTTGATTTAAGTGGAATTCTTACAGTATTTCTCTGTGGGATTGTCATGTCACACTATACCTGGCATAATGTGACCGATGATTCTAAAGTGACAACAAGGCATGCTTTTGCAACAATGTCATTTATTGCGGAGactttcattttcctttatgTTGGAATGGATGCTTTAGATATCGAGAAATGGAGATTTGTTAGCCACAACAGTCCTGGAAAATCTGTAGCAGTGAGTTCTGTGGTACTTGCCCTGGTTATGGTTGGACGAGCGTGCTTTGTGATTCCTTTATCCATGTTATCCAATTGGTGGACATCTAAGCATGACAAGATTGGCTGCAAGCACATG GTTACAATATGGTGGGCTGGTCTGATGCGAGGAGCTGTCTCCATGGCTTTGGCTTATAATCAG TTTACAAGATCTGGCCAGAAACACTTGATGGGAAATGCAGTCATGATCACTAGCACAATTGCAATTGTCCTCTTCAGTACAATG GTGTTTGGGCTGCTAACAAAGCCTCTCATAAGGTACTTGCTACCTCCGTCACAACATTTCAACAGCATGAGTTCTTCCGAATTCTCCTTCATGCTACCACTTCTCAATGGGATAGAAGATGATGAAGGTGATGTTCCTCGAATAACAAGTTTGACATTGTTACTGAAAAGACCCGCACAAGCCATTATGTATTTTTGGACAAAGTTTGATGATGCTTTTATGCGCCGCGTGTTTGGAGGGAGGGATTCCATGCCAGACACACCAGTATTATCGAATGAAGGAAGTGATCGCGATTCAGAATTTGAAAGTTGTCTTAATATATGTCTCGAGTAG